In Syngnathus scovelli strain Florida chromosome 10, RoL_Ssco_1.2, whole genome shotgun sequence, the following are encoded in one genomic region:
- the zar1 gene encoding zygote arrest protein 1 — protein MATYGDDPVEGYFYPSYNPYVGRYRHKEVPWRYKSSYLSHYGEASEAFNNQQRAQLKSILSQINPKLTPRLRKANTKDVAVQVNPKLDASVQCSLGPRTLVSIKRDFRRKKVSESSVTSGESGSSKTVVRYPRSLALYSPVAYRNITCFVAEDNEEAAATKVDKEVEATAIEAADVEEKQEEEGEEEEGEAGKEKPLKSEEHPKSDEVSKGKTRVRFQFLEQKYGYYHCKECNLRWESAYVWCVQGTNKVYFKQYCRKCQKEFNPYRVEDITCHTCNKARCCCALTQRHVDPKRPHRQDLCGRCKGKRLSCDSTFSFKYII, from the exons ATGGCAACATATGGTGACGACCCAGTCGAAGGCTATTTCTATCCATCTTACAATCCTTACGTGGGCCGGTACCGGCACAAAGAGGTTCCGTGGAGGTACAAAAGTAGTTACCTGTCCCATTATGGCGAGGCTTCGGAGGCATTCAACAACCAGCAGCGGGCCCAGCTCAAGTCCATCTTgtctcaaatcaaccccaaactcaCGCCGAGGCTCCGAAAGGCAAACACCAAGGACGTGGCCGTCCAGGTCAACCCCAAGCTGGATGCCTCGGTTCAGTGCTCCCTGGGGCCGAGAACCCTTGTGTCCATCAAGCGAGACTTCCGGCGCAAGAAGGTCTCCGAGAGTTCCGTGACGTCCGGCGAAAGCGGAAGCTCCAAGACGGTTGTGCGGTACCCGCGCTCGCTGGCGCTCTACTCCCCCGTCGCCTACCGGAACATCACCTGCTTCGTAGCAGAGGACAACGAGGAGGCTGCTGCGACGAAAGTGGATAAGGAGGTCGAAGCTACTGCGATCGAGGCCGCCGACGTAGAGGAGaaacaggaggaggagggggaggaggaggaaggagaagCCGGGAAGGAGAAGCCGCTCAAGTCAGAAGAGCATCCGAAGAGCGACGAGGTTTCAAAGGGGAAAACTCGAGTTCGCTTCCAG TTCCTGGAGCAGAAGTACGGCTATTATCATTGCAAGGAGTGCAATTTGAGATGGGAAAGCGCTTACGTGTGGTGCGTTCAAGGCACCAACAAG GTTTATTTCAAACAATACTGCAGGAAATGCCAAAAGGAGTTCAACCCATACCGTGTGGAGGACATCACCTGTCAC ACTTGCAACAAAGCTCGCTGCTGCTGTGCCTTAACTCAACGCCATGTGGACCCCAAGCGTCCGCACAGGCAGGACTTGTGCGGCCGCTGCAAAGGCAAGCGACTCTCGTGCGACAGCACCTTCAGCTTCAAATACATCATCTGA